One Paraburkholderia phytofirmans OLGA172 genomic window carries:
- the pssA gene encoding CDP-diacylglycerol--serine O-phosphatidyltransferase produces the protein MAAFKSRRPRNSGQLPRPFRRNKPIVAETVAVESRRAQRQQFLRKRGIYLLPNAFTTAALFCGFFAVVQAMNVRFEVAAIAIFVAMVLDGMDGRVARMTHTQSAFGEQFDSLSDMVSFGVAPALVMYEWILKDLGRWGWLAAFVYCSGAALRLARFNTNIGVVDKRFFQGMPSPAAAALIAGFVWLATDNRVPLKLVWLPWVAFVLTIYAGVTMVSNAPFYSGKALDVRHRVPFGVILLVVVAFVLVSSDPPLMLFGLFVLYGLSGYVFWAYQAVRGRANPARSVARDR, from the coding sequence ATGGCCGCATTCAAATCGCGTCGACCCCGCAACAGCGGGCAGCTCCCGCGTCCGTTCCGCCGCAACAAGCCGATCGTGGCGGAGACGGTGGCTGTCGAGAGCCGGCGCGCGCAGCGCCAGCAGTTCCTGAGAAAGCGCGGCATTTATCTGCTGCCGAACGCGTTCACCACCGCAGCGCTTTTTTGCGGCTTCTTTGCCGTGGTGCAGGCGATGAACGTGCGCTTCGAAGTCGCGGCGATCGCGATCTTCGTAGCGATGGTGCTGGATGGCATGGACGGCCGGGTCGCCCGGATGACCCATACGCAAAGTGCGTTCGGCGAACAGTTCGACAGCCTGTCGGACATGGTGTCGTTCGGGGTGGCGCCGGCGCTCGTGATGTACGAGTGGATTCTGAAGGATCTCGGCCGCTGGGGCTGGCTCGCTGCGTTTGTCTACTGTTCGGGTGCGGCATTGCGCCTCGCGCGCTTCAACACGAACATCGGCGTGGTCGACAAGCGCTTCTTCCAGGGCATGCCGAGTCCGGCGGCCGCGGCGCTGATCGCCGGTTTCGTGTGGCTCGCCACCGATAACCGCGTGCCGCTCAAGCTGGTATGGCTGCCGTGGGTCGCCTTCGTGCTGACCATCTATGCCGGTGTGACGATGGTGTCGAACGCGCCGTTCTACAGCGGCAAGGCGCTCGACGTACGGCACCGCGTGCCGTTCGGCGTGATTCTGCTGGTGGTGGTGGCGTTCGTGCTGGTGTCGTCCGATCCGCCGCTGATGCTGTTCGGCCTGTTCGTGCTGTACGGTTTGTCGGGCTATGTGTTCTGGGCCTATCAGGCGGTGCGGGGCAGGGCGAACCCGGCTCGGTCCGTGGCGCGGGACAGGTAA
- a CDS encoding TetR/AcrR family transcriptional regulator — MEAKPPRRTRERILELSLKLFNEIGEPNVTTTTIAEEMEISPGNLYYHFRNKDDIINSIFSQFEQEIEKRLRFPDDHRATIDEMWSYLQYMVDFTWRYRFLYRDLNDLLARNRTLETHFKQIISHKVRFASQFCEQLVADGEMVATPEELQVIATNIGVIATYWLSYQFVMNPRKYNEQETIRAELHQVSVQIVSLMAPYLRGRSRQLFDDLVSGKLPKREFYDYLPPKEGAAPRNEPKDV; from the coding sequence ATGGAAGCCAAACCTCCCCGCCGCACCCGCGAACGGATCCTCGAACTGTCGTTGAAGCTGTTCAACGAGATCGGCGAGCCGAACGTCACGACAACGACGATCGCCGAGGAAATGGAAATCAGTCCAGGCAACCTGTACTACCACTTCCGCAACAAAGACGACATCATCAACAGCATCTTCAGCCAGTTCGAGCAGGAGATCGAAAAGCGTCTGCGTTTCCCCGACGACCACCGCGCGACCATCGACGAAATGTGGTCGTATCTGCAGTACATGGTCGATTTCACCTGGCGCTATCGCTTCCTGTATCGCGATCTGAACGATCTGCTGGCACGCAATCGCACGCTCGAAACGCACTTCAAACAGATCATCAGCCACAAGGTGCGCTTTGCGAGCCAGTTCTGCGAGCAACTCGTGGCGGACGGCGAAATGGTTGCAACGCCCGAAGAACTGCAGGTGATCGCGACCAACATCGGCGTGATCGCGACGTACTGGTTGTCGTACCAGTTCGTGATGAACCCGCGCAAGTACAACGAGCAGGAAACCATTCGCGCTGAACTGCATCAGGTAAGCGTGCAGATCGTGTCGCTGATGGCGCCTTATCTGCGCGGCCGCTCGCGGCAGCTTTTCGACGACCTCGTCTCAGGCAAGCTGCCCAAGCGCGAGTTCTACGACTACCTGCCGCCGAAGGAAGGCGCCGCGCCCCGCAACGAACCGAAGGACGTCTGA
- a CDS encoding DUF3619 family protein, with translation MSSLETRELEFARQVRRALDENAANIPSATVDRLAVARRAALARKKPETVSAPVFVPAFAGAGMPQADMAQRRRSPLRRFALAWPLVALVVSLVGIAYWEDQQRIAELADIDAAMLSDDLPLNAYLDHGFNAYLSRAH, from the coding sequence ATGAGCTCCCTAGAAACCAGAGAACTCGAGTTCGCCCGCCAGGTGCGGCGCGCGCTCGACGAAAACGCCGCCAATATTCCGTCCGCCACCGTCGACCGGCTCGCGGTGGCGCGCCGCGCCGCACTTGCTCGCAAGAAGCCCGAAACCGTGAGCGCGCCGGTGTTCGTGCCCGCCTTCGCCGGTGCCGGCATGCCGCAAGCCGACATGGCGCAGCGCCGCCGTTCGCCGCTGCGCCGCTTTGCGCTCGCCTGGCCGCTCGTCGCGCTGGTCGTCAGCCTCGTGGGCATCGCCTACTGGGAAGACCAGCAACGCATCGCCGAACTCGCCGATATCGATGCAGCCATGCTAAGCGACGACCTGCCGCTCAATGCCTATCTCGACCACGGTTTCAACGCGTACCTATCACGCGCCCACTGA
- a CDS encoding glycosyltransferase family 4 protein, producing MKIMIVTDAWEPQVNGVVRTLKNTTRELTALGHHVDLLTPLEFKTIPCPTYPEIRLSLMPRRKLRQRIDEFAPDALHIATEGPLGMAARAYAIQHKLPFTTAYHTRFPEYVQARFGIPIALTYKFLHWFHKASLAVMAPTPVVKADLEKFGFTNVVLWTRGVDLEIFRQMDSKVLNTARPIFLYVGRVAVEKNVEAFLKLDLPGSKWVAGEGPALAELKSRYPQANYLGVLTQGELAKVYAAADVFVFPSRTDTFGLVLLEALACGTPVAAYPVTGPIDVLGDGGAGAMHEDLREACLEALKIDRSHARAWAERFSWAAASEQFAAHLKPLPRTSYSEESAAA from the coding sequence ATGAAGATCATGATCGTCACCGACGCATGGGAACCGCAGGTCAATGGCGTCGTGCGCACGCTGAAAAACACCACGCGCGAACTCACCGCACTAGGCCACCACGTCGACTTGCTGACGCCGCTCGAATTCAAGACGATTCCGTGCCCGACCTATCCTGAGATTCGCCTGTCGCTGATGCCGCGCCGCAAGCTGCGTCAGCGCATCGACGAGTTCGCGCCCGACGCGCTGCACATCGCTACCGAAGGCCCGCTCGGCATGGCCGCACGCGCCTATGCGATCCAGCACAAGCTGCCGTTCACAACCGCTTATCACACGCGCTTTCCCGAATACGTGCAGGCGCGTTTCGGCATTCCGATCGCGCTGACCTACAAGTTTCTGCACTGGTTCCACAAAGCGTCGCTGGCAGTGATGGCGCCCACGCCGGTGGTTAAGGCCGACCTCGAAAAATTCGGCTTCACCAACGTGGTGTTGTGGACCCGCGGCGTCGATCTCGAGATCTTTCGCCAGATGGACTCGAAGGTCCTCAACACCGCACGGCCGATCTTTCTGTACGTGGGACGGGTGGCCGTCGAGAAGAACGTCGAGGCGTTTCTCAAGCTCGATCTGCCCGGCTCGAAGTGGGTCGCGGGCGAAGGCCCGGCACTCGCGGAACTGAAGTCGCGCTATCCGCAAGCGAATTACCTGGGCGTGCTGACGCAAGGCGAACTGGCCAAGGTCTATGCCGCCGCCGACGTATTCGTGTTCCCGAGCCGCACCGATACCTTCGGGCTCGTGCTGCTCGAAGCACTGGCCTGCGGCACGCCAGTGGCAGCGTATCCGGTGACCGGCCCGATCGACGTGCTGGGCGACGGCGGCGCGGGCGCCATGCACGAAGACTTGCGCGAGGCCTGCCTCGAAGCGCTGAAAATCGACCGCAGCCATGCACGCGCGTGGGCCGAACGCTTCTCCTGGGCAGCAGCGTCCGAGCAGTTCGCGGCACATCTGAAGCCGCTGCCGCGCACCTCGTACAGCGAGGAAAGCGCCGCCGCATGA
- a CDS encoding phosphatidylserine decarboxylase — protein sequence MNYPHPIIAREGWPFIAIAAVVALLVHAFAGFGFAWLFWLILIFVVQFFRDPARPIPTQANAVLCPADGRIVAVETAHDPYANREALKISVFMNVFNVHSQRSPVDGAISKVEYFPGAYLNAAVDKASLENERNAVVIEMAGGQTVTSVQIAGLIARRILCYVRSGEPLTRGQRYGFIRFGSRVDVYLPVGSRPRVSIGEKVSASSTILAEL from the coding sequence ATGAATTACCCTCATCCGATCATCGCGCGAGAAGGCTGGCCGTTCATCGCCATCGCGGCCGTCGTTGCATTACTGGTTCATGCCTTCGCGGGATTCGGTTTTGCATGGCTGTTCTGGCTGATCCTGATCTTCGTCGTCCAGTTCTTCCGCGATCCGGCGCGCCCGATTCCGACTCAGGCGAACGCCGTACTGTGCCCAGCCGACGGCCGCATCGTCGCAGTCGAAACAGCGCATGACCCGTATGCCAATCGTGAAGCGCTGAAGATCAGCGTGTTCATGAACGTCTTCAACGTCCACTCGCAACGCTCGCCGGTGGATGGCGCGATCTCCAAGGTCGAATATTTCCCGGGCGCGTATCTGAATGCCGCCGTGGATAAGGCGTCGCTCGAAAACGAGCGCAACGCGGTGGTGATCGAAATGGCCGGCGGCCAGACGGTGACCTCGGTGCAGATCGCCGGTCTGATTGCGCGGCGTATTCTTTGCTACGTACGGTCAGGCGAGCCGCTCACGCGTGGTCAACGTTATGGGTTTATCCGGTTTGGCTCGCGCGTCGACGTGTATCTGCCGGTTGGCAGCCGTCCGCGTGTGTCGATCGGCGAGAAGGTCTCCGCGTCGTCCACGATCCTCGCTGAACTATAA
- the ilvC gene encoding ketol-acid reductoisomerase translates to MKVFYDKDADLSLIKGKQVTIIGYGSQGHAHALNLSESGVKVTVGLRKGGASWSKAENAGLQVKEVAEAVKGADVVMMLLPDEQIAEVYAKEVHANIKQGAALAFAHGFNVHYGQVIPRADLDVIMIAPKAPGHTVRGTYSQGGGVPHLIAVAQDKSGAARDIALSYAAANGGGRAGIIETNFREETETDLFGEQAVLCGGTVDLIKAGFETLVEAGYAPEMAYFECLHELKLIVDLIYEGGIANMNYSISNNAEYGEYVTGPRIVTAETKKAMKAVLTDIQTGEYAKSFIIENKAGAPTLQSRRRLTAEHQIETVGAKLRSMMPWIAANKLVDQSKN, encoded by the coding sequence ATGAAAGTTTTCTACGACAAGGACGCCGACCTCTCCCTCATCAAGGGCAAGCAAGTCACCATCATCGGCTATGGCTCGCAGGGCCATGCGCACGCACTGAACCTGAGCGAAAGCGGCGTAAAGGTCACGGTCGGTCTGCGCAAGGGCGGCGCATCGTGGAGCAAGGCTGAGAACGCCGGTCTGCAGGTCAAGGAAGTGGCGGAAGCCGTCAAGGGCGCGGACGTCGTCATGATGCTGCTGCCGGACGAGCAGATCGCTGAAGTCTACGCAAAGGAAGTGCACGCCAACATCAAGCAAGGCGCAGCACTGGCCTTCGCGCACGGCTTCAACGTGCACTACGGTCAAGTGATCCCGCGTGCCGACCTCGACGTGATCATGATCGCGCCGAAGGCGCCGGGCCACACGGTTCGCGGTACGTACTCGCAAGGTGGCGGCGTGCCCCACCTGATCGCCGTTGCGCAAGACAAGTCGGGTGCAGCGCGTGACATCGCGCTGTCGTACGCAGCTGCGAACGGCGGCGGCCGTGCCGGTATCATCGAAACGAACTTCCGCGAAGAAACGGAAACCGACCTGTTCGGCGAACAAGCCGTGCTGTGCGGCGGTACGGTCGACCTGATCAAGGCCGGCTTCGAAACGCTGGTGGAGGCGGGCTACGCGCCGGAAATGGCGTACTTCGAGTGCCTGCACGAACTGAAGCTGATCGTCGACCTGATCTACGAGGGCGGCATCGCGAACATGAACTACTCGATCTCGAACAACGCCGAATACGGCGAGTACGTGACGGGTCCGCGTATCGTGACGGCTGAAACGAAGAAGGCGATGAAGGCCGTGCTGACCGACATTCAGACCGGCGAGTACGCCAAGAGCTTCATCATCGAAAACAAGGCTGGCGCACCGACGCTGCAATCGCGCCGCCGTCTGACGGCCGAGCACCAGATCGAAACGGTGGGTGCCAAGCTGCGTTCGATGATGCCGTGGATCGCTGCGAACAAGCTGGTCGACCAGTCGAAGAACTAA
- a CDS encoding acetolactate synthase 3 catalytic subunit, which translates to MNMPSAEFSTSDTTPHPEADSIGATVLMRALADEDVEFVWGYPGGSVLYIYDELYKQDKFQHILVRHEQAAVHAADAYARSTGKVGVCLVTSGPGVTNAVTGIATAYMDSIPMVIISGQVPTAAIGQDAFQECDTVGITRPCVKHNFLVKDVRDLAATVKKAFYIARTGRPGPVLIDIPKDVSKMPCQYEPLKTVSLRSYNPVTKGHSGQIRKAVALLLSAKRPYIYTGGGIILADASRELNQFADLLGYPVTNTLMGLGGYRASDKKFLGMLGMHGTYEANMAMQHCDVLIAIGARFDDRVIGDPAHFASRPRKIIHIDIDPSSISKRVKVDIPIVGDVKEVLKELIEQLQTAEHGPDTAALADWWKDIEAWRAKDCLKFDRKSDIIKPQYVVEKAWELTDGNAFVCSDVGQHQMWAAQFYRFNKPRRWINSGGLGTMGFGLPAAMGVKMAHPDDDVLCITGEGSIQMCIQELSTCKQYETPIKIISLNNRYLGMVRQWQQIEYSKRYSHSYMDALPDFVKLAEAYGHVGMRIERTADVEPALKEALRLKDRTVFLDFQTDPTENVWPMVQAGKGITEMLMGSEDL; encoded by the coding sequence ATGAATATGCCCAGCGCGGAATTCTCCACGTCGGATACGACCCCCCATCCTGAAGCTGACTCTATCGGCGCCACCGTGCTCATGCGCGCTTTGGCCGACGAAGACGTCGAGTTTGTGTGGGGCTATCCCGGCGGCTCGGTACTCTACATTTACGACGAGCTGTACAAGCAGGACAAATTCCAGCACATCCTCGTGCGCCACGAACAAGCCGCAGTCCACGCCGCCGACGCCTATGCGCGTTCCACCGGCAAAGTGGGGGTGTGCCTCGTGACCTCCGGCCCCGGCGTTACCAATGCGGTGACCGGTATCGCCACGGCCTACATGGATTCAATCCCGATGGTGATCATCAGCGGCCAGGTGCCGACTGCTGCGATCGGTCAGGATGCGTTCCAGGAGTGCGATACGGTCGGCATCACGCGTCCGTGCGTGAAGCACAACTTCCTCGTGAAGGACGTGCGCGATCTCGCCGCTACCGTCAAGAAAGCTTTCTATATCGCCCGTACCGGCCGTCCCGGCCCGGTGCTGATCGATATTCCGAAAGACGTGTCGAAGATGCCGTGCCAGTACGAACCGCTGAAGACGGTTTCGCTGCGTTCGTATAATCCGGTCACGAAAGGTCACTCCGGCCAGATTCGCAAGGCCGTGGCCTTGCTGCTGTCGGCCAAGCGCCCGTACATCTATACCGGCGGCGGCATCATCCTCGCGGATGCGTCGCGTGAGCTGAATCAGTTCGCCGATCTGCTCGGCTATCCCGTCACCAATACGTTGATGGGTCTGGGCGGCTACCGCGCGAGCGACAAGAAATTCCTCGGCATGCTCGGCATGCACGGCACGTACGAAGCCAACATGGCGATGCAGCACTGCGACGTGCTGATCGCGATCGGCGCGCGCTTCGACGACCGTGTGATCGGCGACCCGGCGCACTTCGCGTCGCGCCCGCGCAAGATCATCCATATCGACATCGATCCTTCCTCCATCTCCAAGCGCGTCAAGGTCGACATTCCGATCGTCGGCGACGTGAAGGAAGTGCTGAAGGAGCTGATCGAGCAGTTGCAAACGGCCGAGCATGGCCCGGACACCGCGGCGCTCGCCGACTGGTGGAAGGACATCGAAGCCTGGCGCGCCAAAGACTGCCTGAAGTTCGACCGCAAGAGCGACATCATCAAGCCGCAGTACGTGGTGGAAAAGGCGTGGGAATTGACCGACGGCAATGCCTTCGTATGTTCCGACGTCGGCCAGCACCAGATGTGGGCGGCGCAGTTCTATCGCTTCAACAAGCCGCGCCGCTGGATCAACTCCGGTGGCCTCGGTACGATGGGCTTCGGCCTGCCGGCGGCGATGGGCGTGAAGATGGCGCACCCGGACGACGACGTGCTCTGTATCACGGGCGAAGGCTCGATCCAGATGTGTATCCAGGAACTCTCGACCTGCAAGCAGTACGAGACGCCCATCAAGATCATTTCGCTGAACAACCGCTATCTGGGCATGGTGCGCCAGTGGCAGCAGATCGAATACAGCAAGCGCTATTCGCATTCGTACATGGATGCGCTGCCGGACTTCGTGAAGCTCGCCGAAGCGTACGGTCACGTCGGCATGCGTATCGAACGCACGGCCGATGTGGAGCCGGCGCTGAAGGAAGCGCTGCGCCTGAAAGATCGCACGGTGTTTCTCGATTTCCAGACCGATCCGACCGAAAACGTCTGGCCGATGGTTCAGGCCGGCAAGGGCATCACTGAGATGCTCATGGGTTCGGAAGATCTATAA
- the ilvN gene encoding acetolactate synthase small subunit has translation MRHIISVLLENEPGALSRVVGLFSARGYNIETLTVAPTEDRSLSRMTIVSIGSDDVIEQITKHLNRLIEVVKVVDLTEGAHIERELMLIKVRAVGKEREEMKRMSDIFRGRIIDVTEKTYTIELTGASDKLDAFIEGIDATAILETVRTGSSGIGRGERILKV, from the coding sequence ATGAGACACATCATTTCAGTCCTGCTGGAAAACGAACCGGGCGCGTTGTCACGCGTGGTCGGTCTCTTCTCGGCACGCGGCTACAACATTGAAACCTTGACGGTGGCTCCGACCGAAGACCGTTCGCTGTCGCGCATGACCATCGTTTCCATTGGCTCGGACGACGTGATCGAACAGATCACGAAGCATCTGAACCGCCTGATCGAGGTGGTGAAAGTGGTCGACCTTACCGAGGGCGCCCACATCGAGCGCGAGCTGATGTTGATCAAGGTGAGGGCGGTTGGCAAGGAGCGTGAGGAGATGAAACGGATGTCGGATATTTTCCGCGGACGGATCATCGACGTCACCGAAAAGACCTACACGATCGAACTGACGGGCGCGAGCGACAAGCTCGATGCCTTCATCGAAGGAATCGACGCGACTGCGATTCTCGAAACCGTCCGTACGGGCAGTTCGGGTATTGGCCGCGGCGAGCGCATTCTGAAGGTTTGA
- a CDS encoding RNA polymerase sigma factor, with amino-acid sequence MASDKELADFLAGVERRAFKQTVYAVRDDDASLDIVQDAMIKLAEKYGDRPPAELPLLFQRILQNAMHDYFRRAKVRNTWVSLFSSLGNADDDEFDPLETFEAQQGSAGSESNEQKLEREQVLQLIDDEIQKLPARQREAFLMRYWEDMDVAETAAAMGCSEGSVKTHCSRATHTLAQALKAKGITL; translated from the coding sequence ATGGCATCAGACAAGGAACTCGCCGATTTTTTGGCGGGCGTCGAAAGGCGCGCATTCAAGCAGACGGTCTACGCCGTGCGGGACGACGACGCCTCGCTCGATATCGTGCAGGACGCGATGATCAAGCTCGCCGAAAAATACGGCGACCGTCCGCCCGCCGAACTTCCGCTTCTGTTTCAACGTATTCTCCAGAATGCGATGCACGACTATTTTCGTCGTGCCAAAGTGCGTAATACTTGGGTTAGTCTGTTTTCTTCGCTCGGCAACGCCGACGACGACGAATTCGACCCACTCGAAACATTCGAGGCGCAACAAGGTTCAGCGGGCTCAGAAAGCAACGAACAGAAACTCGAACGCGAACAGGTCTTACAGTTAATCGACGACGAGATCCAAAAGTTACCGGCACGTCAACGGGAGGCGTTTCTCATGCGTTATTGGGAAGATATGGATGTCGCCGAGACTGCCGCCGCGATGGGCTGCTCCGAAGGCAGTGTGAAAACACACTGCTCGCGGGCCACCCACACGCTGGCGCAAGCGCTCAAGGCCAAAGGAATCACGCTATGA
- a CDS encoding DUF3106 domain-containing protein, giving the protein MSYKRGLAVVFGCAIAALVSFAATYPRFYPSPSTVSAPAAGGNATARAPAPTFAGDLPSLSDNNSPMAWSRLSAAEHVALAPFASEWDSFSDERKRKWIKIASRYPKLPPDAQKRLHDRMTEWVRMTPDQRRVARENYQVSKELPRETRQNAWKAYQQLPEEQKERLAASEHKRRPSVVSAPPSGKTEIKGLDRLVRAREHGASAAAAASAAAAAPLPSPAVTPAIPAAGSFVPATPLPVSPSEAPSLFNGS; this is encoded by the coding sequence GTGAGTTACAAGCGCGGCTTGGCCGTTGTTTTCGGATGCGCGATCGCGGCTCTGGTGTCGTTCGCTGCGACGTATCCGCGCTTTTATCCGAGCCCGTCGACCGTCAGCGCGCCTGCCGCAGGCGGCAATGCGACCGCCAGGGCGCCCGCACCTACCTTCGCCGGCGATCTGCCGAGCCTGTCCGACAACAATAGCCCGATGGCATGGTCGCGCCTGAGCGCGGCCGAGCACGTTGCGCTCGCACCGTTCGCCAGCGAATGGGATTCCTTTAGCGACGAACGCAAACGCAAATGGATCAAAATCGCGTCGCGTTACCCGAAGTTGCCGCCTGACGCGCAAAAACGCCTGCATGACCGAATGACTGAATGGGTGCGTATGACCCCCGATCAGCGGCGCGTTGCACGCGAAAACTACCAGGTGTCGAAGGAGTTGCCGCGCGAAACCCGCCAGAATGCATGGAAGGCTTATCAGCAATTGCCGGAAGAGCAGAAGGAGCGGCTCGCCGCGAGCGAGCATAAGCGGCGGCCGAGCGTGGTGAGTGCGCCGCCGTCCGGCAAGACCGAGATCAAGGGCCTGGACCGCCTGGTCAGAGCCCGGGAGCACGGCGCGAGCGCAGCCGCAGCGGCGAGCGCCGCGGCTGCCGCGCCATTGCCAAGCCCGGCCGTTACGCCGGCGATTCCGGCGGCGGGCAGCTTCGTGCCCGCCACGCCGCTGCCGGTTTCGCCGTCCGAGGCACCGTCGCTCTTCAACGGCTCCTGA
- a CDS encoding UDP-2,3-diacylglucosamine diphosphatase produces the protein MDPKTSATSLFRQTGPSVDPVAFRPEPNPSHGMPLPVPSLPLDAHAAHHDDDHAEPHRYRTIWLSDIHLGSSGCQAPYLLDFLRHNESEYLYLVGDIIDGWQLKKGWYWPQAHNDVVQKVLRKARKGTQVIYVPGNHDEAARQFCDLAFGDIHVRGEAFHTTLAGKRLWIVHGDLFDGVIQHAKWLAYLGDTLYTMILILNRWFNRIRSRLGFPYLSLSQYLKHQVKNAVNFISSFERVMTDEARRRGCDGVVCGHIHKAEIRDIDGVLYCNDGDWVESLSALVETFEGELKVIYWTVMRAPEVGVQKARATA, from the coding sequence ATGGACCCCAAAACGTCCGCGACTTCCCTGTTCCGCCAGACCGGCCCGAGCGTCGACCCTGTCGCGTTCCGCCCGGAACCCAACCCTAGCCACGGCATGCCGTTGCCTGTGCCGTCGCTGCCGCTCGACGCGCACGCCGCTCATCACGACGACGACCACGCCGAGCCACACCGCTATCGCACCATCTGGCTGTCCGACATCCACCTCGGCTCGAGCGGTTGTCAGGCGCCGTATCTGCTCGACTTCCTGCGTCACAACGAGTCGGAATACCTGTACCTCGTGGGCGACATCATCGACGGCTGGCAGTTGAAAAAAGGCTGGTACTGGCCGCAGGCGCACAACGACGTCGTGCAGAAGGTGCTGCGCAAAGCGCGCAAAGGCACCCAGGTCATCTACGTGCCGGGCAATCACGACGAAGCCGCGCGCCAGTTCTGCGACCTCGCGTTCGGCGACATCCACGTGCGCGGCGAAGCGTTCCACACGACGCTCGCCGGCAAGCGCCTATGGATCGTGCACGGCGATCTGTTCGATGGCGTGATCCAGCACGCGAAGTGGCTCGCCTATCTCGGCGACACGCTCTACACGATGATCCTGATCCTGAACCGCTGGTTCAACCGGATCCGCAGCCGGCTCGGCTTTCCGTACTTGTCGCTGTCGCAATACCTGAAGCATCAGGTGAAGAACGCGGTGAATTTCATCTCGTCGTTCGAGCGCGTGATGACTGACGAAGCGCGCCGCCGCGGCTGCGACGGCGTGGTCTGCGGGCACATTCACAAAGCAGAAATCCGCGACATCGACGGTGTGCTGTATTGCAACGACGGCGATTGGGTCGAAAGCCTGTCGGCACTCGTCGAGACGTTTGAAGGCGAACTCAAAGTGATCTACTGGACCGTGATGCGCGCACCGGAAGTCGGCGTGCAAAAGGCCCGGGCGACCGCGTAG
- a CDS encoding RDD family protein yields MSQPLSTSTLPADSSGTAPTVRRRLATLLYEAVILFGVVFIAGYLFSTLTQQRNGLTHHNLLAAWIGLVVGLYFVWFWTHSGQTLPMKTWRLRVIAANGGPLSTPRAIVRYVLAWLWFLPPLALHPLLGLAVPQTLVIAAIWFVLWAATGRFDSQRQFLHDRLAGTRVVSVAR; encoded by the coding sequence GTGTCCCAACCGCTCTCCACCTCGACACTGCCCGCCGATTCATCGGGCACCGCACCCACCGTTCGCCGGCGCCTGGCCACGCTGCTCTACGAAGCCGTGATCCTGTTCGGCGTCGTGTTTATCGCGGGCTATCTGTTCAGCACGTTGACGCAGCAGCGCAACGGTCTCACCCATCACAACCTGCTCGCAGCGTGGATCGGGCTCGTCGTCGGTCTGTATTTCGTCTGGTTCTGGACCCACAGCGGCCAGACGCTGCCGATGAAAACGTGGCGCCTGCGCGTCATTGCCGCCAATGGCGGGCCGCTGTCCACACCCCGCGCGATCGTTCGTTACGTGCTGGCGTGGCTGTGGTTTTTGCCGCCGCTTGCGCTGCATCCGCTGCTGGGCCTCGCCGTGCCGCAGACGCTGGTGATCGCCGCGATCTGGTTCGTGCTGTGGGCCGCCACCGGCCGCTTCGATTCGCAGCGTCAATTCCTGCATGACCGGCTCGCCGGTACCCGTGTCGTTAGCGTCGCACGCTGA
- a CDS encoding diacylglycerol kinase, whose protein sequence is MRERNATVARTANGALRAVNAVAADDASSAEPFDDVNETGSPNHANHAQGSNGTSGMNGMSGARVPGDADETHEPLSPDDPLAPLPFNPYKGNRGLTRAWHAMKNSLAGFRVAIREESAFRQELTLAAILIPCGVLVPVEPVSRVLLLGSVLLVLIVELLNSSLEAAIDRISLERHELSRRAKDLGSAAVMVALGMCLMTWGLIVGPLVARWLKAWL, encoded by the coding sequence ATGCGAGAGAGAAACGCTACCGTGGCACGCACGGCGAACGGCGCGCTGCGCGCCGTCAACGCCGTCGCTGCCGACGACGCCAGCAGCGCCGAACCGTTCGACGATGTGAACGAGACCGGTTCGCCTAATCATGCAAATCACGCACAGGGTTCAAACGGCACGAGCGGCATGAACGGCATGAGCGGCGCGCGTGTTCCAGGCGATGCCGACGAGACCCACGAACCGCTCAGCCCCGACGATCCGCTCGCACCGCTCCCCTTCAACCCATACAAGGGCAATCGCGGACTGACCCGCGCGTGGCACGCGATGAAAAATTCGCTCGCCGGGTTTCGCGTGGCGATCCGCGAGGAAAGCGCGTTTCGCCAGGAGCTCACGCTCGCCGCGATTCTGATTCCGTGCGGCGTGCTGGTGCCGGTCGAGCCCGTGTCGCGCGTATTGCTGCTCGGCTCGGTGTTGCTGGTGCTGATCGTCGAATTGCTGAATTCGAGCCTCGAGGCGGCCATCGACCGGATTTCGCTCGAACGCCATGAGTTGTCGCGCCGTGCCAAGGATCTCGGCAGCGCCGCGGTCATGGTCGCGCTCGGCATGTGTCTGATGACGTGGGGGCTGATCGTCGGGCCGCTCGTCGCGCGTTGGCTCAAAGCGTGGCTATGA